In the Pseudomonas sp. ADAK2 genome, one interval contains:
- a CDS encoding 2OG-Fe(II) oxygenase, which yields MMLDVERLDETCIKKLANEEVLAIRVKGFLPQPLAVQIGDKILAPGFEGYINAPSIGRIGMAFYEAENQPLLIEDYFERATRNIEELRNRCAPYSSPVDTLRCMLDESWPAGAHLENLYGRKMYVGLSRVVKPGVCFLAHHDIFAKDAPDSFQARSLEAQFACNVYLNMPTEGGALQMWDHDISPDRFDEMRGDSYGIDPALLGPPTLEIRPDPGDFIMFNSRCMHSVTPGVADPRLSLSFFVGYRGNASPLTFWS from the coding sequence ATGATGCTTGACGTCGAGCGTCTCGATGAGACGTGCATAAAAAAACTGGCCAACGAAGAAGTCCTCGCCATCCGCGTCAAAGGCTTTTTGCCTCAACCGCTGGCGGTGCAGATTGGCGACAAGATTCTTGCGCCGGGCTTCGAAGGCTATATCAATGCACCGAGCATCGGTCGCATCGGCATGGCGTTCTACGAAGCGGAAAACCAGCCGCTGCTGATCGAAGACTATTTCGAACGCGCCACCCGCAACATCGAGGAACTGCGCAACCGCTGTGCGCCCTACTCGTCCCCGGTCGACACCCTGCGCTGCATGCTCGACGAGTCCTGGCCGGCGGGTGCCCATCTGGAGAACCTCTACGGGCGCAAGATGTATGTCGGGCTATCACGCGTTGTGAAACCTGGCGTGTGCTTTCTCGCCCATCACGACATTTTTGCCAAGGATGCCCCGGACAGTTTTCAGGCCCGCAGCCTGGAGGCGCAATTCGCCTGCAACGTTTACCTGAACATGCCCACCGAGGGCGGTGCGTTGCAGATGTGGGACCACGACATTTCCCCCGACCGTTTCGATGAAATGCGTGGCGACAGCTACGGCATCGATCCGGCCCTGCTTGGCCCTCCGACCCTGGAGATTCGCCCTGATCCGGGCGATTTCATCATGTTCAATTCGCGCTGCATGCACTCGGTGACCCCAGGCGTGGCCGATCCGCGCTTGAGCCTTTCGTTCTTTGTCGGTTATCGCGGCAATGCTTCACCCCTTACCTTTTGGAGTTGA
- a CDS encoding alanyl-tRNA editing protein: MTLRLFFHSDDLKADVEVLDCTPHENEFAVVLRATLFHPQGGGQPFDTGWIGESQVLRVAQDPDRIVHYVDRPVKIGMTQIRVDEQRRQFNTRMHSAGHLIGHFVQGLGWMPIKAHHWPGEGRVQFKPTDSAEEVEAQTLQDGIAQWIADDLPRLTSLREGAREIGFGELPAYGCGGTHVRSLKDLGTVTIDSLSQKKGTLSVHYHVD; this comes from the coding sequence ATGACGCTTCGCCTCTTTTTCCATAGTGATGACCTCAAGGCCGATGTGGAAGTCCTGGATTGCACGCCCCACGAGAATGAATTCGCGGTCGTTTTGCGCGCCACCCTGTTTCACCCCCAAGGCGGTGGGCAGCCCTTCGATACCGGCTGGATCGGTGAAAGCCAGGTGCTGCGGGTGGCCCAGGATCCAGACCGGATCGTCCATTACGTCGACCGGCCGGTAAAAATCGGCATGACCCAGATCCGGGTTGATGAACAACGCCGCCAATTCAATACCCGCATGCATTCGGCCGGTCACCTGATCGGCCACTTCGTCCAGGGACTGGGCTGGATGCCGATCAAGGCCCACCACTGGCCGGGCGAAGGTCGCGTGCAGTTCAAACCGACGGATTCGGCCGAAGAGGTCGAGGCCCAGACTCTTCAAGACGGCATCGCACAGTGGATCGCCGACGACCTGCCGCGCCTGACCTCGCTGCGCGAAGGTGCCCGGGAAATCGGTTTCGGCGAATTGCCCGCCTACGGCTGTGGTGGCACCCATGTACGGAGCCTGAAGGATTTGGGCACGGTCACGATCGACTCCCTTTCACAGAAAAAGGGCACGCTGTCCGTCCACTACCACGTGGACTGA
- a CDS encoding acyl-CoA dehydrogenase, which translates to MLLLWILVLIVGIAWLAHRRIAPLPALTIVAVYVVAMGAFSHAPGWLLLVLWVLIAAVAAPLLLPDLRRKYFSAPLFSWFQKTLPPMSQTERDAIDAGTVWWDGELFSGRPDWDKLLSYPKAQLSEEEQAFIDGPTEELCAMVSDWQIGQDMDLPPEAWSHIKENGFFALIIPKEFGGKGFSAYAHSQVAMKLATRSGDLASTVMVPNSLGPAELLLHYGTDEQRNHYLPRLARGDDIPCFALTGPLAGSDAGAMPDTGVICKGEWEGQETLGLRLNWEKRYITLGPVATLLGLAFKAYDPDHLLGDKEDLGISLALIPTDTAGVEIGRRHLPLGAAFMNGPNSGKDVFIPLDFLIGGQEMLGKGWMMLMNCLSVGRSISLPAVGTGAAKFTSLVTGQYAQVREQFNVPLSAFEGIQEAMARIGGNAWMMDAARMLTANAVDLGEKPSVLSAILKYHLTERGRECISHAMDVHGGKAIIMGPNNYLGRSWNGAPIFITVEGANILSRNLMIFGQGAIRCHPFVLKEMALAGREDKDQALTEFDGLLLKHIGFAVSNAASTLVLNLGFGHFDRAPGNSLSQGYFRALNRQAAAFAMLADLSMMLLGGELKRRERLSARLGDVLSNMYLASAALKRYHDLDSPDHMAPLFNWAMEESLGQSERALDELLTNFPNKVLGCLLRVIVFPFGRRHKGPSDKLGAEVAAVIGRAKGDPTLEELLGGCYRPQSAEDAVGALQHACNLLNAAQPLQKKLHVALKSGQVKPAAGEHAIDAALEAGVLQPGEAQTLRDAEVARRKVIDVDDFDKEELALADGKVR; encoded by the coding sequence CTATTGCTGCCTGACCTGCGCCGCAAATACTTCAGCGCGCCGCTGTTCAGCTGGTTCCAGAAAACCCTGCCGCCGATGTCGCAAACCGAGCGCGACGCGATCGATGCCGGCACGGTGTGGTGGGACGGTGAACTGTTCAGCGGCCGTCCGGACTGGGACAAACTGCTGTCCTATCCAAAAGCGCAACTGAGCGAAGAGGAACAGGCCTTTATCGACGGCCCGACCGAAGAGCTGTGCGCCATGGTCAGCGACTGGCAGATCGGCCAGGACATGGACCTCCCGCCAGAAGCCTGGTCGCACATCAAGGAAAACGGCTTCTTTGCGCTGATCATTCCCAAGGAGTTCGGTGGCAAAGGCTTCTCGGCCTATGCTCACTCCCAGGTCGCGATGAAACTGGCGACCCGCAGCGGCGACCTCGCCTCCACCGTGATGGTGCCCAACTCCCTCGGCCCCGCCGAACTGTTGCTGCATTACGGCACCGACGAACAACGCAACCATTACCTGCCACGCCTGGCCCGCGGCGATGACATTCCGTGCTTTGCCTTGACCGGTCCACTGGCCGGTTCCGATGCCGGCGCGATGCCCGACACCGGGGTGATCTGCAAAGGCGAATGGGAAGGCCAGGAAACCCTTGGCCTGCGCCTGAACTGGGAAAAGCGCTACATCACGCTGGGCCCGGTGGCCACCCTGCTCGGCCTGGCCTTCAAGGCTTATGACCCGGATCATCTGTTGGGCGACAAGGAAGACCTGGGCATCAGCCTGGCGCTGATCCCGACCGACACCGCCGGGGTTGAAATCGGTCGTCGTCATCTGCCACTCGGCGCCGCGTTCATGAACGGCCCGAACTCCGGCAAGGACGTGTTCATCCCTCTGGACTTCCTCATCGGCGGCCAGGAAATGCTCGGCAAGGGCTGGATGATGCTGATGAACTGCCTGTCGGTAGGCCGTTCGATTTCTTTGCCTGCGGTGGGTACCGGCGCGGCGAAGTTCACCAGTCTGGTCACCGGCCAGTACGCCCAAGTGCGGGAACAATTCAATGTGCCGCTGTCTGCCTTCGAAGGCATTCAGGAAGCCATGGCCCGTATCGGCGGCAATGCCTGGATGATGGACGCCGCGCGTATGCTCACCGCCAATGCAGTGGACCTGGGCGAGAAGCCGTCGGTGCTGTCGGCGATTCTCAAGTATCACCTCACCGAACGCGGCCGCGAGTGCATCAGCCACGCCATGGACGTGCATGGCGGCAAGGCGATCATCATGGGGCCGAACAACTACCTCGGTCGCAGCTGGAACGGCGCGCCGATCTTCATCACCGTGGAAGGCGCGAACATTCTTTCGCGCAACCTGATGATCTTCGGCCAGGGCGCGATTCGCTGCCATCCGTTCGTGCTCAAGGAAATGGCCCTCGCCGGTCGTGAAGACAAGGATCAGGCGCTTACCGAATTCGATGGCCTGCTGCTCAAGCACATCGGGTTTGCCGTGAGCAACGCCGCCAGCACGTTGGTGCTGAATCTGGGTTTTGGTCATTTCGATCGGGCGCCGGGCAACTCGCTTAGCCAAGGTTACTTCCGCGCCCTCAACCGTCAGGCTGCGGCGTTCGCCATGCTGGCCGACCTGAGCATGATGCTGCTCGGCGGTGAACTGAAACGTCGTGAACGCCTGTCGGCACGCCTGGGAGATGTGCTCAGCAACATGTACCTCGCCTCCGCTGCGCTCAAGCGTTACCACGACCTCGATTCACCGGACCACATGGCACCGCTGTTCAACTGGGCCATGGAAGAAAGCCTCGGTCAGTCCGAGCGTGCGCTGGATGAACTGCTGACCAACTTCCCGAACAAGGTGCTGGGTTGCCTGCTGCGGGTGATCGTGTTCCCGTTCGGTCGTCGTCACAAAGGGCCATCGGACAAACTCGGCGCCGAAGTGGCCGCAGTCATTGGCCGGGCCAAGGGCGATCCGACCCTCGAAGAGTTGCTCGGCGGTTGCTACCGTCCGCAATCGGCCGAGGATGCCGTTGGTGCCCTGCAACACGCCTGCAACCTGCTGAACGCGGCGCAACCGTTGCAGAAGAAGCTGCACGTGGCGCTCAAAAGCGGCCAGGTCAAACCGGCCGCCGGGGAACACGCCATCGATGCCGCACTGGAAGCTGGAGTGTTGCAACCGGGTGAGGCGCAGACCCTGCGCGACGCCGAAGTGGCGCGGCGCAAGGTGATCGATGTCGATGATTTCGACAAGGAAGAGCTGGCGCTGGCCGACGGAAAGGTCCGCTGA
- a CDS encoding PA2817 family protein, giving the protein MSNVVADHLVLLDHLRSILVAVGEAEQVPEESHALFLERFDELRALLPVDPIESQYLGQDILCQVITRYPQIAHLVPRDLLWYFAGDCLHYMPDDEIDLYQALEERRFEAEQNDEPFDWNQEKQLLAMSQDDSKH; this is encoded by the coding sequence GTGTCCAATGTCGTTGCCGATCATCTCGTCTTGCTGGACCACTTGCGCAGCATCCTGGTCGCCGTAGGTGAGGCCGAACAGGTTCCCGAAGAAAGCCATGCCTTGTTCCTGGAGCGCTTCGACGAATTGCGTGCGTTGCTGCCGGTCGATCCGATCGAAAGCCAATACCTGGGCCAGGACATTCTCTGCCAGGTCATCACCCGCTACCCGCAAATCGCCCACCTGGTACCGCGCGACCTGTTGTGGTACTTCGCCGGCGACTGCCTGCACTACATGCCCGATGATGAAATCGACTTGTATCAGGCCCTGGAAGAGCGTCGTTTCGAAGCGGAACAGAACGACGAACCGTTCGACTGGAACCAGGAAAAACAATTGCTGGCGATGTCGCAGGACGACAGCAAGCACTGA
- a CDS encoding LysE family translocator → MLSNYLGEFLALATIHFLAVVAPGPDFAVTIRQCVRFGRLVGICTALGIGAGISVHVLYTLLGVGALMHTTPWLLTVAKVVGGAYILYLGVSLLRSKPKTALEGDKAADEPVVEQTLLKAFTTGFLTNATNPKATLFFLAIFTTIISATTPLQIQALYGLWMCFVNALWFVIVALFFSSARIRLLFMRMGHWFERTMGVILILFAGRLILSM, encoded by the coding sequence ATGCTTTCGAATTACCTGGGCGAGTTTCTGGCGCTGGCGACCATCCACTTTCTGGCCGTAGTCGCACCCGGACCGGACTTCGCCGTGACCATTCGCCAGTGCGTGCGCTTCGGCCGGCTGGTGGGCATCTGCACCGCGCTGGGCATCGGTGCGGGGATTTCCGTGCATGTGCTTTACACCCTGCTTGGCGTCGGCGCGTTAATGCACACCACGCCGTGGTTATTGACCGTGGCCAAGGTCGTGGGCGGTGCCTACATTCTGTACCTCGGCGTCAGCCTGCTGCGCAGCAAGCCCAAGACTGCACTGGAAGGCGACAAAGCCGCCGACGAACCGGTGGTGGAACAGACGTTGTTGAAGGCGTTTACCACCGGTTTCCTGACCAACGCGACCAACCCGAAAGCCACGCTGTTTTTCCTGGCGATCTTCACCACCATCATCAGCGCCACGACACCGCTGCAGATCCAGGCGCTGTATGGCTTGTGGATGTGCTTCGTCAATGCGCTGTGGTTTGTGATCGTCGCGTTGTTCTTTTCCAGCGCCCGGATTCGGCTGTTGTTCATGCGCATGGGGCACTGGTTCGAACGCACCATGGGGGTGATTCTGATCCTGTTTGCCGGGCGCCTGATTCTGTCGATGTAG
- a CDS encoding LysR family transcriptional regulator — translation MSINLPLPLLGEMAIFVKVVETGSFSEAARQLGSSPSAVSRSISRLEKALATRLLQRTTRKLRLSDGGEEVFKRCQEMVSAAKSVMEISGQFTHEAEGLVRVSVPKAVGRFVIHPHMPEFLRRYPKVDVELLLEDRQVDLIDDNVDLAIRITDRPPAGLVGRQLLTIDHLLCATPQYLAEHGTPAHPHDLLNHSCIYLGETPSDARWKFKKGSKAVTVGVRGRYAANHTGVRLGAVLQHIGIGSLPYFTARYALEQGLIVQVLPDWTFLASYHGGAWLLHSPTRYLPPKLRVFIDYLVECLEKEPTLSKPGKPGKVAAEYELPESDGLL, via the coding sequence GTGAGCATAAATCTACCGCTGCCGCTGCTGGGTGAGATGGCGATTTTCGTCAAGGTTGTCGAGACCGGCAGCTTTTCCGAAGCGGCACGTCAGCTGGGCTCATCGCCCTCGGCGGTCAGCCGCAGCATTTCGCGCCTGGAAAAAGCCCTGGCCACCCGGTTGCTGCAGCGCACCACACGCAAGTTGCGCCTGAGCGACGGCGGCGAAGAGGTGTTCAAGCGTTGCCAGGAGATGGTCAGCGCGGCCAAGTCGGTGATGGAAATCAGCGGTCAATTCACCCACGAGGCTGAAGGATTGGTGCGGGTCAGCGTGCCCAAGGCCGTGGGACGATTTGTGATTCACCCGCATATGCCGGAATTTCTGCGGCGTTATCCCAAAGTCGATGTGGAACTGTTGCTCGAAGATCGGCAGGTGGATTTGATCGATGACAACGTTGATCTGGCGATCCGCATTACCGATCGCCCGCCCGCAGGGCTGGTTGGACGACAGTTGCTGACCATCGACCACTTGCTCTGCGCAACGCCGCAATACCTGGCGGAACACGGAACGCCGGCGCATCCCCATGACTTGCTCAATCACAGTTGCATCTACCTGGGCGAAACCCCGAGCGATGCGCGCTGGAAATTCAAGAAAGGCAGCAAGGCCGTGACCGTCGGCGTGCGCGGGCGTTATGCCGCCAATCACACCGGTGTGCGATTGGGCGCGGTGTTGCAGCACATCGGCATTGGCAGCCTGCCGTACTTCACCGCTCGGTATGCATTGGAGCAAGGGTTGATCGTGCAGGTGTTGCCCGACTGGACTTTTCTGGCTTCGTACCATGGCGGCGCATGGTTGCTGCACTCGCCGACGCGTTACCTGCCGCCCAAGCTGCGGGTGTTTATCGATTATCTGGTGGAGTGCCTGGAGAAAGAGCCGACGCTGAGTAAACCGGGTAAGCCGGGCAAGGTCGCGGCGGAGTATGAGTTGCCGGAGAGTGATGGGTTGCTCTGA